A genomic segment from Stenotrophomonas maltophilia encodes:
- a CDS encoding transglutaminase-like domain-containing protein, translated as MDPAVRKPRLPATAGLCAALLLWAWSAGAEPPPSAIQFARVVQMIDAGRFSEAGSELNTWSAADAAEPGVSFDDIAFQEERMRRIRLDFSLDEAAVKSAVRRWIPDLTDEEFARWDQLGLIEHLDIDGTRWYFKRAPSNLFLLSDEARARRRADAPMPAPGPNEVLNAHHARVLAAAEQSGRASVLPQRIEFTQSLTVKADAVPAGETVRAWIPYPREMPGQQEQVQWLGSTPGKARVAPASTLQRTAYLEAKAVAGQPTRFEVRYAVTIFARHTAIDPARVQPTPADPALKPYLAEQLPHVRFTPALKLFSDQVLQGETRPYEVVRKLFAAVDRIPWAGAREYSTISNISDYALHAGHADCGQQTLLLIALLRMNGIPARWQSGMVFSGDGSGYNNLHDWGQAYLAPYGWLPMDVTTGALASDVPALRDFYLGGLDGYRISFNDDFGQALVPAKQHFRSETVDSQRGEVEWAGGNLYFDQWSYDFQWRVLPAGQR; from the coding sequence GTGGATCCTGCCGTTCGCAAACCACGTCTGCCTGCCACTGCCGGCCTGTGTGCCGCGCTGCTGCTGTGGGCGTGGTCGGCGGGAGCGGAGCCGCCACCCTCGGCCATCCAGTTTGCGCGGGTCGTGCAGATGATCGACGCGGGACGGTTCTCCGAAGCCGGCAGCGAACTGAACACCTGGTCGGCTGCGGACGCGGCGGAGCCTGGCGTCAGTTTCGACGACATCGCGTTCCAGGAAGAGCGCATGCGCCGCATCCGCCTGGATTTTTCCCTCGACGAAGCCGCCGTCAAGTCTGCCGTGCGCCGCTGGATTCCCGACCTGACCGACGAGGAATTCGCACGCTGGGACCAGCTTGGACTGATCGAACACCTCGACATCGATGGCACGCGCTGGTACTTCAAGCGCGCACCGTCGAACCTGTTCCTGCTCAGCGACGAGGCACGTGCACGCCGCCGCGCGGATGCACCGATGCCGGCGCCGGGCCCAAACGAGGTGCTCAACGCGCACCACGCACGCGTGCTTGCCGCAGCGGAACAAAGTGGCCGGGCGTCGGTACTGCCGCAGCGCATTGAATTCACCCAGTCGCTCACGGTGAAAGCCGATGCGGTGCCGGCCGGCGAGACCGTACGCGCCTGGATTCCGTACCCGCGCGAGATGCCCGGCCAGCAGGAGCAGGTGCAGTGGCTGGGCAGCACCCCGGGCAAGGCGCGGGTGGCGCCAGCCAGCACCCTGCAGCGCACGGCCTATCTGGAAGCCAAAGCGGTGGCCGGGCAGCCGACCCGCTTCGAGGTCCGATATGCGGTCACGATCTTCGCCCGGCATACCGCGATCGATCCGGCCAGGGTGCAACCGACCCCGGCCGATCCGGCCTTGAAGCCCTATCTGGCCGAGCAGCTGCCACATGTGCGCTTCACCCCTGCGCTGAAGCTGTTCTCCGACCAGGTGCTGCAGGGGGAAACCCGCCCGTATGAAGTGGTGCGCAAGCTGTTTGCTGCCGTGGATCGCATTCCATGGGCCGGTGCGCGCGAATACTCCACGATCAGCAACATCAGCGATTACGCGCTGCATGCCGGGCATGCCGACTGTGGGCAGCAGACCCTGCTGCTGATCGCGCTGCTGCGTATGAACGGCATTCCCGCACGCTGGCAGTCGGGCATGGTGTTCTCCGGCGATGGCAGTGGTTACAACAACCTGCATGACTGGGGGCAGGCCTACCTGGCGCCGTATGGATGGCTGCCGATGGACGTGACCACCGGCGCACTGGCCAGCGACGTGCCGGCCCTGCGCGATTTCTACCTGGGTGGCCTCGACGGCTACCGCATCTCCTTCAACGACGATTTCGGCCAGGCCCTGGTGCCGGCCAAGCAGCACTTCCGCTCGGAAACGGTCGACTCGCAGCGCGGCGAGGTCGAGTGGGCAGGCGGCAACCTGTACTTCGACCAATGGAGCTACGACTTCCAGTGGCGGGTACTGCCAGCCGGGCAACGCTAG
- a CDS encoding MurR/RpiR family transcriptional regulator, with the protein MPPLLKIRTERGQMSAIERRIADFILDNAHLLRDYSSQQLASALGISQSSVVKFSQKLGFKGYPDLKYSIGQDVARAGADPQQAPSEPDSGDDYLRLGEALRRSKAQAEEETRQANPREEIERIVQLLDGAPKLFVYGLGDDGLYAREFAMRLSLLGLLVVPHTDPVLMLANLSAARPGDALLVFSEFGNLPQLSQLSRQFQDMGGKVISITRHTANPLRAHADAALAVCAHDRTPQVAQLLYRSAMHALLDFLFVLLCHTNPDRQQQLAVNLERIDHLLDS; encoded by the coding sequence ATGCCGCCCCTGCTGAAGATCCGCACCGAGCGCGGGCAGATGTCGGCCATCGAACGCCGCATCGCCGACTTCATCCTCGACAATGCCCACCTGCTGCGCGACTACTCGTCCCAGCAGCTGGCCAGCGCACTGGGTATCAGCCAGTCCAGCGTGGTGAAGTTCAGCCAGAAGCTCGGCTTCAAGGGCTACCCGGACCTGAAGTACTCCATCGGCCAGGATGTGGCTCGCGCCGGTGCCGATCCACAACAGGCCCCCAGCGAACCCGACAGCGGCGATGACTACCTGCGCCTGGGCGAGGCCCTGCGCCGCAGCAAGGCGCAGGCCGAGGAGGAAACCCGCCAGGCCAATCCACGCGAGGAGATCGAGCGCATCGTGCAGCTGCTCGACGGTGCGCCCAAACTGTTCGTTTACGGCCTGGGTGACGACGGCCTGTATGCCCGCGAATTCGCCATGCGGCTGTCGCTGCTCGGCCTGCTGGTGGTGCCGCACACCGACCCGGTCCTGATGCTGGCCAACCTCTCGGCCGCACGTCCCGGTGATGCGCTGCTGGTGTTCTCCGAGTTCGGCAACCTGCCGCAGCTTTCGCAGCTGTCACGGCAGTTCCAGGACATGGGTGGCAAGGTGATTTCCATCACCCGCCACACCGCCAACCCGTTGCGCGCGCATGCTGATGCGGCACTGGCGGTCTGCGCGCACGACCGCACGCCGCAGGTCGCGCAGCTGCTGTACCGTAGCGCCATGCACGCCCTGCTCGATTTCCTGTTCGTGCTGCTCTGCCACACCAATCCGGATCGCCAGCAGCAGCTTGCGGTGAACCTGGAGCGGATCGACCACCTGCTGGATTCCTGA
- a CDS encoding TonB-dependent receptor encodes MKAYSIKRAALCVALGACLGVIAPNAFAQDGSVVGRLVSDAGQVPAGATVTVRNPAKGFVRSVQAEANGSYRIPLLPVGTYEMEVGLPGGGASRVGQVTVSLGSATTVNVPLGAVSTLGTVEVRAPQVVSMVDVKSTESATNITREELSRLPVDRDITAVALLAPGAVKGKGSLGGQGISFGGSSVAENTVYINGLNVTDFYNRVGFSSVPFSFYQEFQVKTGGYSVEFGRSTGGVINAVTRSGSNDFKAGAELVFEPRAWQSQARDRYDGNGSRYITASRDDYSRSALNVFASGALVQDRLFFFGMYEARDYRPTSTNDAGTRFNQGKADDPFWGGKIDWRITDNQMFSLFGFSDRNKTLTDVYAYDYDLGSSVGERANQIMNTVGGRNWSGTYSWQVNNDLTMKLMYGENKRNRVQSSLMDENCNRVFDNRTAGQGVPPSLQGDRSCTSSSQLESALDTRKAARADFEWTLGNHLLRFGLDREENTSDYSRAYPGPGGFRYDIYYRTPGSSLNGGVVPASGVVVRTRRYEVEGAFETINSAYYLEDNWQVTPNLLLNLGLRMEAFDNKGGDGNSYIKIDNMLAPRAGFSWDVRGDGTTKVFGNLGRYFLPVANVINIKQAGGFLDERTWYEFLGYTGAANNIPNLGAQIGPVDNSQGDGSVPDLRAEVNRDMDPVYQDEAILGFQQMINEAWSVGASVTYRRLHNAIDDMNITATGQCGAIDGVWIMGNPGRTNTVWGDTDCDGRNDGWISIDTSKEGWALYDDNGNYVGQRGWVKPKRDYKALELQVDRAWDGKWGFNASYTLAYGRGNAEGPVNSDTDFADAGRTENFDNPWVNYGGYGYLANDRRHQFKFRGSYALTENLSVAATLGVQSGSPITRFGAGNPFDATDFHSYYVCVSNCQATVPSERVFVHSPRGGDGRTPWTYDLDVSVSYKVPIPTDLRLKLAVYNVLNQQRVVTVDQDYEPQNGIGSPNPLYRYGTGFQSPRYAQLTVTWAY; translated from the coding sequence ATGAAGGCTTACAGCATCAAGCGGGCGGCGTTGTGCGTCGCCCTCGGGGCGTGTCTGGGCGTGATCGCGCCCAACGCATTTGCACAGGATGGTTCGGTGGTCGGCCGGCTGGTCAGCGATGCCGGCCAGGTACCGGCCGGTGCCACGGTGACCGTACGCAATCCGGCAAAGGGCTTCGTCCGCTCCGTGCAGGCCGAGGCCAACGGCAGTTACCGCATTCCGCTGCTGCCGGTAGGCACCTACGAGATGGAGGTCGGCTTGCCCGGCGGCGGCGCCAGCCGTGTCGGCCAGGTGACCGTCAGTCTCGGCAGCGCAACCACGGTGAACGTGCCGCTCGGCGCGGTCAGCACGCTGGGCACGGTCGAAGTGCGGGCACCGCAGGTGGTGTCGATGGTGGATGTGAAGTCCACCGAATCGGCCACCAACATCACCCGCGAAGAACTCTCGCGCCTGCCGGTGGACCGTGACATCACTGCCGTGGCGCTGCTGGCACCGGGTGCGGTGAAGGGCAAGGGGTCGCTGGGCGGCCAGGGCATTTCCTTCGGCGGTTCGTCGGTGGCCGAGAACACGGTCTACATCAATGGCCTGAACGTCACCGACTTCTACAACCGGGTCGGCTTCTCGTCGGTGCCGTTCTCGTTCTACCAGGAGTTCCAGGTCAAGACCGGCGGCTATTCGGTGGAGTTCGGACGCAGCACCGGCGGTGTCATCAATGCGGTGACCCGCTCGGGCAGCAATGACTTCAAGGCCGGTGCCGAGCTGGTGTTCGAGCCGCGCGCATGGCAGTCGCAGGCACGTGACCGCTACGACGGCAATGGCAGCCGCTACATCACCGCCAGCCGCGACGACTACAGCCGCAGCGCGCTGAACGTGTTCGCCTCCGGTGCACTGGTGCAGGACCGGTTGTTCTTCTTCGGCATGTACGAAGCCCGCGACTACCGCCCGACATCGACCAACGACGCCGGTACCCGCTTCAACCAGGGCAAGGCCGATGATCCGTTCTGGGGCGGCAAGATCGATTGGCGCATCACCGACAACCAGATGTTCTCGCTGTTCGGCTTCTCCGACCGCAACAAGACGCTCACCGACGTCTATGCCTACGATTACGACCTGGGCAGCAGCGTGGGCGAGCGTGCCAACCAGATCATGAACACCGTGGGTGGCCGCAACTGGTCGGGCACCTATAGCTGGCAGGTCAACAACGATCTGACCATGAAGCTGATGTACGGCGAGAACAAGCGCAACCGCGTGCAGAGCTCGCTGATGGACGAGAACTGCAACCGCGTCTTCGACAACCGCACGGCCGGCCAGGGCGTACCGCCGTCGCTGCAGGGCGACCGAAGCTGCACCAGCAGCTCGCAGCTGGAGTCGGCGCTGGACACGCGCAAGGCGGCGCGCGCGGACTTCGAATGGACGTTGGGCAACCACCTGCTGCGGTTCGGCCTGGATCGGGAAGAGAACACGTCCGATTACAGCCGCGCCTATCCGGGCCCGGGCGGCTTCCGCTACGACATCTACTACCGCACCCCCGGCAGCTCGCTGAACGGTGGCGTGGTGCCGGCCAGTGGCGTGGTCGTGCGCACCCGCCGCTATGAAGTGGAAGGTGCGTTCGAGACCATCAACTCCGCCTACTACCTGGAAGACAACTGGCAGGTCACGCCGAACCTGCTGCTCAATCTCGGCCTGCGCATGGAGGCGTTCGACAACAAGGGCGGCGACGGCAACAGCTACATCAAGATCGACAACATGCTGGCCCCGCGAGCCGGGTTCTCCTGGGACGTGCGCGGCGATGGCACCACCAAGGTGTTCGGCAACCTCGGCCGCTACTTCCTGCCCGTGGCCAACGTCATCAATATCAAGCAGGCCGGTGGCTTCCTCGACGAGCGTACCTGGTACGAGTTCCTCGGCTACACCGGCGCAGCCAACAACATTCCGAACCTGGGTGCGCAGATCGGCCCGGTGGACAACTCGCAAGGCGACGGCAGCGTGCCGGACCTGCGTGCGGAAGTGAACCGGGACATGGACCCGGTCTACCAGGACGAAGCCATCCTGGGCTTCCAGCAGATGATCAACGAGGCCTGGTCGGTGGGTGCCAGCGTGACCTACCGGCGCCTGCACAACGCCATCGATGACATGAACATCACCGCCACCGGGCAGTGCGGTGCCATCGACGGCGTGTGGATCATGGGCAACCCGGGGCGCACCAACACCGTGTGGGGTGACACCGACTGCGATGGCCGCAACGATGGCTGGATCAGCATCGACACCTCGAAGGAGGGTTGGGCGCTGTATGACGACAACGGGAATTATGTCGGCCAGCGCGGCTGGGTGAAGCCCAAGCGCGACTACAAGGCACTGGAGCTGCAGGTCGATCGCGCGTGGGACGGCAAGTGGGGCTTCAATGCCTCCTACACGCTGGCCTATGGCCGCGGCAACGCCGAGGGACCGGTCAACTCCGATACCGACTTCGCCGATGCCGGTCGCACCGAGAACTTCGACAATCCGTGGGTGAACTACGGGGGCTATGGCTACCTGGCCAACGATCGCCGCCACCAGTTCAAGTTCCGTGGCAGCTACGCGCTGACCGAGAACCTGAGCGTGGCCGCAACCCTGGGCGTGCAGTCGGGCAGTCCGATCACCCGCTTCGGTGCAGGCAATCCATTCGACGCGACCGATTTCCACAGCTACTACGTGTGCGTATCCAACTGCCAGGCGACAGTGCCGTCCGAACGCGTGTTCGTGCATTCGCCGCGCGGTGGAGATGGACGCACGCCGTGGACCTACGATCTCGATGTCAGCGTCTCCTACAAGGTGCCGATTCCCACCGACCTGCGCCTGAAGCTGGCGGTGTACAACGTGCTGAACCAGCAGCGCGTGGTGACCGTGGACCAGGACTACGAGCCGCAGAACGGTATTGGTTCGCCCAACCCGCTGTACCGCTACGGCACCGGCTTCCAGTCACCGCGCTATGCGCAGTTGACCGTGACATGGGCCTACTGA
- a CDS encoding APC family permease, which produces MSTQDEPQLQRAVSRWQIVGLSINDVIGSGIYLLPAATVALLGPFSLWGVVAAGIVVALLVLCYAQAASYFDEPGGSYLYAREAFGRFAGFEIGWMIWLTRISSAAALSNALADAVARFWPWAGAGMGRIAVIVVSLGFLTGVNIIGVRSAARTGVVLVIGKMLPLLLFVAIGAFYIDPQLAFSGQRPDPHDLQRMGEAALLLLYAYAGFENIPAAAGEYRNPRRDIPFALITMIITVTVIYGAVQVVAQGTLAGLSSSATPLADAAAGFGGEALALILTIGATISILGTNSNTMMMGPRFLFALARDGYGPKILAQVHPRFHTPAASILCQGLIALGLALSGSFVQLALLSMTTRLFAYIGTAAAVLVLAKRYADRPGALKLPGGPLIPVLALLLCLALFASASWQNIAAALVAFAIGAVIYKLPRKDADAG; this is translated from the coding sequence TTGAGCACGCAGGACGAACCTCAGCTGCAGCGCGCGGTCAGCCGCTGGCAGATCGTCGGCCTGTCGATCAACGATGTGATCGGCAGTGGCATCTACCTGCTGCCGGCCGCCACCGTCGCTCTGCTCGGCCCGTTCAGCCTGTGGGGCGTGGTCGCCGCTGGCATCGTCGTCGCGCTGCTGGTGCTGTGCTACGCGCAGGCCGCCAGCTATTTCGACGAGCCCGGTGGCAGCTACCTGTATGCACGCGAGGCGTTCGGGCGATTCGCCGGGTTCGAGATCGGCTGGATGATCTGGCTGACCCGCATCAGTTCGGCGGCCGCACTCAGCAATGCGCTGGCCGATGCGGTCGCGCGCTTCTGGCCGTGGGCCGGCGCCGGCATGGGTCGCATCGCGGTGATCGTGGTGTCGCTGGGCTTCCTCACCGGCGTCAACATCATTGGCGTGCGCTCGGCTGCGCGCACCGGCGTGGTGCTGGTGATCGGCAAGATGCTGCCGCTGCTGCTGTTCGTGGCCATCGGTGCGTTCTACATCGATCCACAGCTGGCCTTCTCCGGCCAGCGCCCGGACCCGCATGACCTGCAGCGCATGGGTGAAGCCGCCTTGCTGCTGCTGTACGCCTACGCGGGCTTCGAGAACATTCCGGCCGCCGCCGGCGAGTACCGCAATCCGCGCCGCGACATTCCGTTCGCGCTGATCACCATGATCATCACCGTCACCGTCATCTACGGCGCGGTGCAGGTGGTGGCGCAGGGCACGCTGGCCGGCCTGTCCAGCTCGGCCACGCCGCTGGCCGATGCCGCTGCCGGCTTCGGCGGCGAGGCCCTGGCGCTGATCCTCACCATCGGCGCGACCATCTCCATCCTCGGTACCAACAGCAACACGATGATGATGGGCCCGCGTTTCCTGTTCGCGTTGGCCCGCGACGGCTACGGGCCGAAGATCCTGGCGCAGGTGCATCCGCGCTTCCATACCCCGGCCGCGTCGATCCTGTGCCAGGGCCTGATCGCCCTCGGCCTGGCCCTGTCCGGTTCGTTCGTGCAGCTGGCGCTGCTGTCGATGACCACGCGCCTGTTCGCCTACATCGGCACTGCCGCGGCAGTACTGGTACTGGCCAAGCGCTACGCCGACCGCCCGGGTGCGTTGAAACTGCCCGGTGGCCCCCTGATTCCGGTGCTGGCGCTGCTGCTGTGCCTGGCCCTGTTCGCCAGTGCCAGCTGGCAGAACATCGCCGCTGCACTGGTCGCGTTCGCCATCGGCGCGGTGATCTACAAGCTGCCGCGCAAGGATGCCGACGCCGGATGA
- a CDS encoding dipeptide epimerase: MKITAIELGMLRVPLKTPFKTALRTVETVEDVVVLIRTDTGNTGYGEAPATAVITGDTHGSIIEAIRHFIAPRLIGQDVANLNRLCGLVQTAMERNTSAKAAVEIALYDLWAQLHGAPLYQMLGGGDPVITTDITISVDYIDKMVADSLSAIERGFESLKIKVGKDIGLDIERVKAIHAAVEGRALLRLDANQGWTAKQAVHAMRTLEEAGVVLELLEQPVKAADISGLKYVTDRVNTPVMADESVFSPSQVMDLIQQRAADIINIKLMKTGGLSNAIRIADIAGIYGVPCMIGCMIESSISVAAAVHLAVAKSDVITKVDLDGPSLGQFDPVSGGVHFNESEISISAVPGLGITEVRGLEMLG, encoded by the coding sequence ATGAAGATCACTGCCATCGAACTGGGCATGCTGCGCGTGCCGCTGAAAACACCGTTCAAGACTGCCCTGCGCACGGTGGAAACCGTGGAAGACGTGGTGGTGCTGATCCGCACCGACACCGGCAACACCGGCTACGGTGAAGCCCCGGCCACGGCGGTGATCACCGGCGATACGCACGGCTCGATCATCGAAGCGATCCGTCACTTCATTGCGCCGCGCCTGATCGGCCAGGACGTGGCCAACCTCAATCGCCTGTGCGGTCTGGTGCAGACCGCGATGGAGCGCAACACCAGCGCCAAAGCCGCGGTGGAGATCGCGCTGTACGACCTGTGGGCGCAGCTGCACGGTGCACCGCTCTACCAGATGCTCGGCGGCGGCGACCCGGTGATCACCACCGACATCACCATCAGCGTGGACTACATCGACAAGATGGTGGCCGATTCGCTGTCGGCGATCGAACGCGGCTTCGAGTCGCTGAAGATCAAGGTCGGCAAGGACATCGGCCTGGACATCGAACGGGTCAAGGCGATCCATGCCGCCGTGGAAGGCCGCGCCCTGCTTCGCTTGGATGCCAACCAGGGCTGGACTGCCAAGCAGGCGGTGCACGCCATGCGCACGCTAGAGGAAGCCGGCGTGGTACTGGAGCTGCTGGAGCAGCCGGTGAAGGCGGCCGACATCAGCGGCCTGAAGTACGTCACCGACCGCGTCAACACGCCGGTGATGGCCGACGAAAGCGTGTTCAGCCCGAGCCAGGTGATGGACCTGATCCAGCAGCGCGCGGCCGACATCATCAACATCAAGCTGATGAAGACCGGCGGCCTGTCCAACGCGATCCGCATCGCCGACATCGCCGGTATCTACGGTGTGCCGTGCATGATCGGCTGCATGATCGAATCCAGCATCAGCGTGGCTGCCGCCGTGCATCTGGCGGTGGCCAAGAGCGATGTGATCACCAAGGTCGACCTCGACGGCCCCTCGCTGGGCCAGTTCGACCCGGTCAGCGGGGGCGTGCATTTCAACGAATCGGAGATCAGCATCAGCGCCGTGCCGGGGCTGGGCATCACCGAAGTGCGTGGGCTGGAGATGCTGGGGTGA
- a CDS encoding SH3 domain-containing protein, whose translation MILASRERHRHWPRRLTLALCLLAAPAFAQAAPPPDPGAPLPYVIGLHEAYLTPQYWTARLDNADVPILDRSQIEAQNARMQAQDSHIQDIATLPAQLDAATVRASITALSSWPSRILYNDKGQAIAPALRSTIEANLGLDAIPTQVAPQYALVVKRAALRTFPTRERVFSSIGDTDIDRFQESALFPGDKVAVVHRSADGRWLFVHSERYSAWIEADAIASGDKATVLGYGAKGPYRIITGATAQTAYTPEEPRVSRLQLDMGVRLPVLADWPASEPVNGQQAHASWVVQLPVREADGRLKLIPALLPRSQDTAADYLPLTPRLLLQQAFKFLGERYGWGHDYDTRDCSGFVSEIYRSFGVLLPRNTSAQAVSPALDRVPFTGKDGKAVRDRAVTDLQVGDLVYIPGHVMMAIGRVDGRTWVIHDTAGGSWFGADGKRVQAHLNGVSVTPLEPMMASDSVRYIDRITNIQRLRAKTP comes from the coding sequence ATGATCCTGGCTTCCCGCGAACGGCATCGGCATTGGCCACGCCGCTTGACCCTGGCCCTGTGCCTGCTGGCCGCACCGGCCTTTGCACAGGCGGCCCCGCCGCCCGACCCGGGCGCGCCGCTGCCCTATGTGATCGGCCTGCACGAGGCCTACCTCACCCCGCAGTACTGGACCGCGCGCCTGGACAACGCAGACGTGCCGATCCTGGACCGCAGCCAGATCGAGGCACAGAACGCGCGGATGCAGGCACAGGACAGCCACATCCAGGACATCGCCACACTGCCAGCCCAGCTGGATGCGGCGACGGTGCGTGCCAGCATCACCGCGCTGTCGAGCTGGCCCAGCCGCATCCTGTACAACGACAAGGGCCAGGCCATCGCGCCGGCACTGCGCAGCACGATCGAAGCCAACCTCGGCCTCGATGCGATCCCCACGCAGGTGGCACCGCAGTATGCGCTGGTGGTAAAGCGCGCCGCACTGCGCACCTTCCCCACTCGCGAGCGCGTGTTCAGCAGCATCGGCGACACCGACATCGATCGCTTCCAGGAATCGGCGCTGTTCCCCGGCGACAAGGTTGCCGTGGTCCATCGCAGCGCCGACGGCCGCTGGTTGTTCGTGCACAGCGAGCGCTACAGCGCATGGATCGAGGCCGATGCCATCGCCAGCGGCGACAAAGCCACGGTGCTCGGCTACGGCGCGAAGGGACCTTACCGGATCATCACCGGCGCCACCGCGCAGACTGCCTACACCCCGGAAGAACCGCGCGTCTCGCGCCTGCAGCTGGACATGGGCGTGCGCTTGCCGGTGCTGGCCGACTGGCCGGCGTCAGAGCCGGTGAACGGCCAGCAGGCGCACGCATCGTGGGTGGTGCAGCTGCCGGTACGCGAGGCCGATGGTCGATTGAAGCTGATACCGGCCCTGCTGCCGCGCTCGCAGGACACCGCCGCCGACTACCTGCCGCTGACCCCACGCCTGCTGCTGCAGCAGGCCTTCAAATTCCTCGGTGAACGCTACGGCTGGGGCCACGACTACGACACCCGCGACTGCAGCGGTTTCGTTTCCGAGATCTATCGCAGCTTCGGCGTGCTGCTGCCGCGCAATACCAGCGCGCAGGCGGTCAGCCCGGCGCTGGACCGCGTGCCATTCACCGGCAAGGACGGCAAGGCCGTGCGCGACCGCGCCGTGACCGACCTGCAGGTGGGCGACCTGGTCTACATCCCCGGCCACGTGATGATGGCCATCGGCCGCGTCGACGGCCGCACCTGGGTCATCCACGATACGGCGGGCGGCAGCTGGTTTGGTGCTGACGGCAAGCGCGTGCAGGCCCACCTCAATGGTGTTTCGGTCACCCCGCTGGAACCGATGATGGCCAGCGACAGCGTCCGCTACATCGACCGCATCACCAACATCCAACGCCTGCGTGCCAAGACCCCCTGA
- a CDS encoding L,D-transpeptidase family protein translates to MRSLVRLATTALLLAAAVSVHAAPLDGARQLIVVTSEGWDSTQGQLQAYVRDGKGWHTHGQAFPVALGRTGSAWGLGLHPAQADGPQKQEGDGRSPAGIFALGSAFGYAVTRPGTAMPYQPMLDSSYCMDVPGSPFYNRIVDEKKVGSAAVKGSTEPMRLDLHNKGDVRYREGFVIAHNPDNQPGKGSCIFAHLWRTPGEATAGCTAMPQERMQALMNWLRPQDAPRFVLLPRAEYKRLQAQWQLPALAGDAR, encoded by the coding sequence ATGAGATCGCTGGTCCGCCTTGCCACTACTGCACTGCTGCTTGCTGCGGCGGTGTCCGTTCACGCGGCGCCGCTGGATGGCGCACGCCAGCTGATCGTGGTCACCAGCGAAGGCTGGGACAGCACCCAGGGGCAGCTGCAGGCCTATGTGCGCGACGGCAAGGGCTGGCACACGCACGGACAGGCGTTCCCGGTTGCGCTCGGCCGCACCGGCAGCGCTTGGGGACTGGGCCTGCATCCGGCACAGGCCGATGGCCCGCAGAAGCAGGAAGGGGACGGTCGCAGCCCGGCCGGCATATTCGCGCTCGGCAGTGCGTTCGGCTATGCCGTCACCCGCCCCGGCACCGCGATGCCCTACCAGCCGATGCTGGACAGCAGCTACTGCATGGACGTGCCCGGTTCGCCGTTCTACAACCGCATCGTCGATGAGAAGAAAGTCGGCAGTGCGGCGGTCAAGGGCTCCACCGAGCCAATGCGGCTGGACCTGCACAACAAGGGCGACGTGCGCTACCGGGAAGGCTTCGTCATCGCCCACAACCCGGACAACCAGCCCGGCAAGGGCAGCTGCATCTTCGCCCACCTGTGGCGCACGCCCGGTGAGGCCACCGCCGGCTGTACGGCCATGCCACAGGAACGCATGCAGGCGCTGATGAACTGGCTGCGCCCGCAGGACGCGCCGCGCTTCGTCCTGCTGCCGCGTGCGGAGTACAAGCGCCTGCAGGCGCAGTGGCAACTGCCCGCGCTGGCCGGAGACGCCCGTTGA